The following coding sequences lie in one Scatophagus argus isolate fScaArg1 chromosome 9, fScaArg1.pri, whole genome shotgun sequence genomic window:
- the prpf31 gene encoding U4/U6 small nuclear ribonucleoprotein Prp31, which yields MSLADELLADLEEAGDEGEDGLYPEGEEGESDGEASQGRAEGGLEDIPEEMEVDYSKAESVASIAKLRNSKQFSEIMDKISGYIGKQRKNSEVSGPVEADPEYRLIVAANNLTVEIDNELNIIHKFTRDKYSKRFPELESLVPDSLDYIRTVKELGNNLEKCKNNETLQQILTNATIMVVSVTASTTQGSLLSEDELKQLEEACDMALELNQSKHKIYEYVESRMSFIAPNLSIIVGASTAAKIMGIAGGLTNLSKMPACNLMLLGAQRRTLSGFSSTSLLPHTGFIYHCDVVQSLPPDLRRKAARLVAAKCTLASRVDSFHESSDGKVGYELKEEIERKFDKWQEPPPVKQVKPLPAPLDGQRKKRGGRRYRKMKERLGLTEIRKHANRMTFAEIEDDAYQEDLGFSLGQLGKSGSGRVRQAQVNEATKARISKSLQRTLQKQSMTYGGKSTVRDRSSGTSSSVAFTPLQGLEIVNPQAAEKKVAEANQKYFSNMAEFLKVKKEAKM from the exons ATGTCCCTGGCGGATGAGCTCCTGGCTGACCTGGAGGAGGCTGGAGATGAGGGAGAGGACGGGTTGTATccagagggggaggaaggagagagtgatggagaggcATCGCAAGGAAGAGCTGAAGGGGGGCTGGAGGACATCCCAGAAGAGATGGAGGTGGACTACAGTAAAGCTGAGAGTGTTGCATCAATCGCCAAGCTCCGCAATAGCAAACAG TTTTCAGAGATTATGGACAAAATTTCAGGGTATATTGGAAAGCAGCGCAAGAACTCAGAGG tCTCGGGTCCAGTTGAGGCTGATCCAGAATACCGACTGATTGTAGCAGCCAATAATCTCACAGTAGAGATTGACAATGAACTCA ATATTATTCACAAGTTTACTCGAGACAAGTACTCTAAGAGGTTCCCTGAGCTTGAGTCTCTGGTGCCAGATTCTCTTGATTACATTCGCACAGTCAAG gAATTGGGAAACAATCTGGAGAAGTGCAAGAACAATGAAACTCTGCAGCAAATCCTCACCAACGCCACCATCATGGTGGTCAGTGTCACAGCTTCGACCACACAGGG GTCACTGCTAAGTGAAGATGAATtgaagcagctggaggaggcgTGTGATATGGCTCTGGAGCTGAACCAGTCCAAACACAAGATATATGAATATGTAGAGTCCAGGATGTCTTTCATTGCCCCAAATCTGTCCATCATTGTTGGAGCGTCAACAGCAGCCAAGATCATGG GTATTGCTGGTGGCCTCACTAACCTCTCAAAGATGCCCGCCTGTAACCTCATGCTGCTGGGAGCCCAGAGAAGAACCCTGTCTGGCTTCAGCAGCACCTCCCTGCTGCCCCACACTGGATTCATCTACCACTGTGATGTTGTGCAGTCACTACCACCT GACCTCAGGAGGAAGGCGGCTCGTCTGGTGGCTGCAAAGTGCACTCTGGCTAGCCGAGTGGACAGTTTCCATGAGAGTTCGGATGGCAAG gttGGCTATGAACTTAAGGAAGAAATAGAGAGGAAGTTTGATAAATGGCAGGAGCCTCCACCAGTGAAGCAGGTCAAACCGCTACCAGCCCCACTGGatggacagaggaagaagagaggaggaagaag GTATCGAAAGATGAAGGAGCGTCTCGGGCTGACAGAGATCAGGAAACATGCCAACAGGATGACCTTCGCTGAG ATTGAAGATGATGCATATCAGGAGGATCTGGGCTTCAGTCTTGGTCAGCTGGGGAAGAGCGGCAGCGGCCGCGTCAGGCAGGCTCAGGTCAACGAGGCCACCAAGGCCAGAATCTCCAAATCCCTCCAG AGGACGCTGCAGAAGCAAAGCATGACGTACGGAGGAAAGTCAACAGTCAGAGATCGCTCTTCAGGAACGAGCTCCAGTGTAGCTTTCACTCCTCTGCAG GGGCTGGAGATCGTGAACCCACAGGCTGCAGAGAAGAAGGTGGCTGAAGCCAACCAGAAATACTTTTCTAACATGGCCGAGTTCCTCAAAGTCAAGAAGGAAGCTAAGATgtga
- the lmtk3 gene encoding uncharacterized protein lmtk3: MRPHCWVMVVLAGMMSYFSPERALGVPQREVSQSRAASLSPPPYVVILISCSGLVSFVLLLLTCLCCKRGGVGFNEFDNADGEECSGGSSPIQEDSLSSCPSLPEVYTLPVRDRPSCPALQDGADSKSQCFKRHTLNYLQEIGNGWFGKVILAEVLCDCSSSQAVVKELRVSASPLEQRKFLAESEPYRSLKHPNILQCLGQCSESIPFLLVMEFCQLGDLKRYLRAQRKSDGMTPDLLTRDLLTLQRMAFEITSGLLHLHENNYIHSDLALRNCLLTSDLTVRIGDYGLSHNHYKEDYYLTPDKLWIPLRWIAPELLEEYRGSLIVTDQTKTSNVWSLGVVIWELFEFGSQPHRHLSDEEVLTFVIRERQITLAQPRLKLSHADYWYEIMQSCWLPPSQRPSVAEIFLLLSSLLAAERGIARGSVGEEDEEDEEYEEGRGRRGESEESFERRWDLLRPPAFQTAANERQRERDYSREDRDNSYPLLDPVGNCITPSSSELDDILTVTETSKGLNFEYFWEKAHARRGYKPLPPPQPIPTVNNNHRQSLDTPTVVPVISARSPSLASEYYIRLEEHTPQDKSPALKGKTLSSFRSDLICPGDMELVEIRSGMLGKERVPYCSSGKSGKGLQTVKSSEVQLEVPNTGVAEFRDTLNRVTDFSVVDLGDDDEEEEKKKSSEADKKSSTSSQAPVLPPKPRSMSMSSANHLHSRPLPAPPLGYRGLPHYTLTGKIETDPHHMSSCPPSTFEHLGLHRARQTLPPSPSLSPSLPPSSHPIYPQPPQMCPPPLPPHSKPQRSCPSYNTADTYSRYSKLQMQRTNRDPLTCDLSDREDGTRHSASLHNSKETSHSRPKDFDSPIRRENPLRPIYRNLPRTHPANVQIDRQSSSSPTYSDEDDSPFMSPERLSSGTTIAHSSLSEDADPGCAELFSRGMKRTQSRLDTILPTIWKEDAELQAERVSAAKKSPMHLFLTEISNVTESSESKSEASWEVEKEEKRDGERWGNFMLPNRGMRRSQSLITELGSAAQSWRAEKCNNRTGPEEMNTVSKESFQGDLFLTEIDTGRMDTDLEGGPESDPVKYLYPAGSRLRPYVCAPGLPSYTDAEEAYSKGIRRSRSLLSEITIGKQECDLQQTEKDTRKTEMTREEFLKEIQSAETFLTEIISRQNAAADKKEADSSYSPTPLSPEYESLCIDPNSAQTISFQSESSMRAKGKDDTQTEAIYAQVTKRAKKSEIKISMKPEIPILHIGSNKQPLKVESQESNTDYCQSGEFVFSEIMPKNGLLHNQKEAEECSEGPALPARGEQKDHLEHPPPPESTEDVKESNIMLQHESKSLITDETDAPKGAVISNGEIMKKDLQDISPDRGDQTCAKTDSMYNNVDNENYHHCEASALDSEHITADDDFENSKNLGSQNNDESFTETQRENLIQHNDSEEEHCHIAQKVPTPAGTPDWDPSSDISIVTPTDSVLSPMTSHSADCLTPSDSWMSGGGGVGNGGWRALGNETPHRDSAYFSDSDWEGDGMNRRSSDGLITSRPSNGRGGDRGTLTGIEEKTEEEGEMGEKSPLRNSIHMSDKKGESGEKMTIEMCEEKSGLSQNALENAISHLDDDKNILNKGLESTQRDDSGIFPNEIKKSTLLFDDPQANDCVDLIDKVFSELDDESQKGLPHFTDGIVSQITECKYQDSAENNLHLHSKSIVETDILITSVSGSQSKDYVLRPSDNDLTIATEMDIDLSALNRLKCGNDTVESVTPTQVDNKESKLSKLYGIQSPYAKLSDETLSEVEPSDDGKTGIEEPERHEEGPGLDHNELGLRNLHCSDGSEDKKVMTEAEKQLAAAELSNGMKEKSPLRGAASWTDSANNPGKDLCEGLDVKTKELWIALEEDEERTGSAVVRGEFDCHRFSQSRDLRLWPDENDQWASPERRCQDTELRSELFSGFGNKAWEVGERLVVGQEFWETEENDELAESEPHPAVLEGCEETWNDETQGLADNLVMKEKWDSEDGGEQQTVQQEENIENLGEIVSFNPDVKREILDIEVENIEIPEKETLEEGKILSCPERVRDREGLPDSTEMEENQNFNRWPQNHPCKIQEEEQTSAERVDKETSSNLENDFSQTLENKSSNISICNSEGPHMNFAELENVESGLDSETEMRPWLAGQYIEERVGMMSTEEDYRDSPLPSNPISCSSDLDVHAEIDQSYPQVDNFSSVDFPSPPPSIDLDVQDDKLESLDDSFPSPPPSVIEAEEFISHINLEDFTASTETELYISTTHNTDISEPPATTQSIGISANLNLPSVHITLADDSNLTPDTEKHDERNDLFQKTSSDSPSSPQVPLNNLPELLISEWKDLDEEPLEDFEKLEQLCCISGDEEDSLGDLFLGNLELLESLKKTPDQKGSNVGDSNTGEGSRMDVKEDEFSDNSDKLAESVPYMILDPRDKLSSQEERNDGQRSPGQTSDVKDQGSLSKMTTKNGLMMQVCEERLQFSLSENVKTNVLWGSTVKDTVMLRPWGEQITEDSTELVTVKEQKEDESHKEQETTPSIQPHTESDETKAEPLTVIEQPEVSTPQPTANQAMKAKLARLSLALPPLALTLPLTPTGKGGFGDGAIGNRIGRRRGLSSGSDPDDEEEDEQEDESSRRVIVVTETDVDKRVGLRSLLKSPKESMDREKDRGRNVSFFDDVTIYLFDQETPTNELSTSAPTSPAPVSVKSTKLDLRGPNVKGKESKRKEDLSIKPRSPVGANPVTSSRFTVSPANDPHLV, from the exons GGTGACCTGAAGAGGTATCTGAGAGCCCAGCGGAAGTCAGACGGGATGACCCCTGACCTGCTGACTCGGGACCTCTTGACTCTGCAGAGAATGGCTTTTGAGATCACCTCTGGTCTGCTGCATCTTCACGAAAACAACTACATCCACAG TGATCTGGCTTTAAGAAACTGCCTGCTCACCTCAGACCTCACTGTTAGGATAGGCGACTATGGCCTTTCACACAACCATTATAAG GAGGACTATTACCTGACTCCAGACAAGCTATGGATCCCACTACGCTGGATTGCTcctgagctgctggaggagtACAGAGGATCTCTCATTGTTACTGACCAAACCAAGACCAGCAATGTGTG GTCTCTGGGGGTGGTTATATGGGAGCTGTTTGAGTTTGGCTCGCAGCCCCACAGGCACCTGAGCGACGAAGAGGTGCTGACCTTTGTCATTAGGGAGAGACAGATCACCCTGGCCCAGCCCAGACTGAAACTCTCCCATGCAGACTACTG GTATGAGATCATGCAGTCCTGCTGGCTACCTCCATCTCAACGCCCTTCTGTAGCAGAGatattcctcctcctctcctccctcctggcCGCTGAGCGAGGAATAGCAAGAGGAAGTGTTggggaagaagatgaagaggatgaggaatatgaggagggcagaggaaggagaggagagagtgaggagTCATTTGAAAGACGCTGGGACTTACTCCGTCCACCCGCCTTTCAGACTGCTGCAAACGAGCGGCAAAGGGAGAGAGACTAcagcagagaagacagagacaacTCCTACCCCCTGCTGGACCCTGTGGGGAACTGTATCACCCCGTCTTCATCTGAACTGGATGACATCCTGACAGTCACTGAAACCAGCAAAGGCTTGAATTTTGAGTATTTCTGGGAAAAGGCTCATGCCAGACGAGGCTACaagcctcttcctcctcctcagccaaTCCCAACTGTgaacaataaccacagacagtCTTTGGACACTCCCACAGTGGTGCCAGTGATAAGCGCCCGGAGCCCCTCCCTCGCCAGTGAGTATTACATCAGATTAGAGGAGCACACTCCCCAGGACAAGTCGCCAGCTCTTAAAGGAAAGACCCTTTCCTCTTTCCGTTCAGACTTGATTTGTCCTGGAGACATGGAGCTGGTGGAGATTCGCAGTGGAATGCTGGGAAAAGAGCGAGTCCCTTACTGTTCTTCTGGCAAGAGTGGAAAGGGCCTCCAGACTGTCAAATCAAGTGAGGTTCAACTAGAGGTACCCAACACAGGTGTGGCTGAATTCAGAGACACTTTGAACAGAGTGACTGACTTCTCAGTGGTCGATTTAGGGGATGacgatgaagaagaggagaagaaaaagagtagTGAGGCAGATAAAAAGTCATCCACGAGTTCTCAAGCCCCAGTCCTTCCTCCCAAGCCTCGTTCTATGTCCATGTCATCAGCCAACCACCTCCACTCACGCCCCCTCCCCGCCCCTCCACTCGGATATAGAGGATTGCCTCATTACACCCTCACTGGAAAAATTGAAACAGATCCCCATCACATGAGCAGCTGCCCACCTTCTACCTTTGAACACCTGGGGCTCCATCGAGCCCGACAGACTCTACCCCCTTCTCCATCCCTCTCCCCCTCGCTTCCCCCATCGAGCCATCCAATTTACCCCCAGCCTCCTCAgatgtgtcctcctcctctccctccccactCCAAACCACAAAGAAGCTGCCCCAGCTacaacacagcagacacttATTCAAGGTACAGTAAGCTGCAAATGCAGAGAACCAATAGAGACCCTCTAACCTGTGACTTGTCTGACCGAGAGGATGGTACCAGGCACTCAGCATCATTGCACAACTCCAAGGAGACTTCTCATTCTCGTCCAAAAGACTTTGACTCCCCTATTCGTAGGGAAAACCCATTGCGCCCTATTTATCGTAATTTGCCCCGCACACATCCCGCAAACGTCCAGATTGACAGACAGTCTTCATCCAGTCCCACCTACTCAGATGAGGATGACTCTCCCTTCATGTCCCCTGAGAGACTCAGCAGTGGTACCACTATCGCTCACTCTAGCCTGTCTGAAGATGCAGACCCAGGCTGTGCAGAGCTCTTCTCCAGGGGAATGAAGAGGACTCAGTCACGCCTTGACACCATCCTGCCCACCATTTGGAAGGAAGATGCTGAACTTCAGGCAGAACGAGTGTCTGCAGCCAAGAAATCCCCCATGCATCTGTTTCTGACAGAGATATCGAATGTGACAGAGTCTAGTGAGTCCAAGTCAGAAGCTTCATGGGAAgtagagaaggaagagaaaagagatggagagagatggGGGAACTTTATGCTGCCTAACAGAGGGATGCGCCGCTCCCAGTCGCTGATCACAGAGCTGGGGTCAGCAGCACAGTCATGGCGGGCAGAGAAATGCAACAACAGAACAGGACCTGAAGAGATGAACACAGTCTCTAAAGAATCATTCCAGGGGGATCTTTTCCTTACAGAAATTGACACAGGAAGAATGGACACAGACCTGGAAGGAGGACCAGAAAGTGATCCAGTAAAATACCTCTATCCTGCAGGATCCAGATTGCGGCCCTATGTCTGTGCACCAGGCCTTCCCTCATACACTGACGCTGAGGAAGCCTATTCAAAGGGTATACGGAGATCCcgctctctcctctctgagaTCACCATCGGAAAGCAGGAGTGTGATCTGCAGCAGACTGAGAAGGATACACGGAAAACAGAGATGACCAGAGAGGAATTCTTGAAGGAGATCCAGTCAGCAGAGACCTTCCTTACTGAAATCATATCAAGACAAAACGCTGCTGCAGACAAAAAGGAAGCAGACTCATCCTACTCTCCTACTCCATTGTCTCCTGAATATGAGTCCCTGTGCATTGACCCCAACTCTGCTCAGACCATCAGCTTTCAGTCAGAGAGCTCCATGCGAGCAAAAGGCAAAGATGACACACAAACTGAGGCCATCTATGCTCAAGTGACCAAGCGAGCTAAAAAGAGTGAGATAAAGATTTCTATGAAACCTGAGATCCCAATCCTTCACATAGGATCAAATAAACAACCTCTTAAAGTGGAAAGCCAAGAAAGCAATACTGACTACTGTCAGTCTggtgagtttgtgttttcagaaattATGCCCAAAAATGGTCTTCTACACAACcagaaagaagcagaggagTGTTCAGAAGGCCCTGCCTTACCTGCCAGAGGAGAGCAAAAAGATCACTTAGagcaccctcctcctcctgagtcCACTGAGGATGTAAAAGAATCCAACATTATGCTGCAGCATGAGAGCAAATCGCTAATTACAGATGAAACAGATGCTCCAAAGGGTGCTGTTATAAGCAACGGTGAGATAATGAAAAAAGACCTACAGGACATCAGCCCTGACAGAGGAGATCAAACATGTGCAAAGACTGATAGCATGTATAACAATGTTGACAATGAAAACTACCACCACTGTGAAGCTTCTGCACTGGACTCtgaacacatcacagcagatgaTGATTTCGAAAACTCAAAAAATCTGGGTTCTCAAAATAACGATGAAAGCtttacagagacacaaagagaaaacctAATTCAACACAATGACTCTGAAGAAGAGCACTGTCACATTGCTCAAAAGGTACCTACTCCTGCTGGCACTCCAGACTGGGACCCATCCTCCGACATCTCAATCGTTACCCCCACCGACTCGGTCCTGTCACCTATGACTTCCCACTCAGCTGACTGCCTCACACCTAGTGACTCATGGATGAGTGGGGGAGGTGGAGTGGGAAACGGCGGGTGGCGAGCCCTGGGAAACGAAACACCGCATAGAGACTCTGCCTATTTCTCTGACAGTGACTGGGAGGGGGACGGGATGAACAGGAGGAGCAGTGATGGATTGATCACCTCCAGACCGAGCAACGGTCGAGGAGGGGATCGGGGGACGCTGACAGGGATAGAGGAAAaaactgaggaggagggagagatgggagaAAAGAGCCCCTTAAGAAATAGTATACACATGTCAGATAAGAAGGGTGAAAGTGGAGAAAAGATGACTATTGAGATGTGTGAGGAAAAAAGTGGTCTATCTCAAAATGCTCTGGAAAACGCCATCTCTCATCTTGATGATGACAAGAATATTCTAAACAAAGGGCTGGAGTCAACACAGAGAGATGATTCTGGCATTTTCCCAAATGAGATCAAAAAGTCAACACTGCTGTTTGATGATCCTCAGGCCAACGACTGTGTTGACTTAATTGATAAGGTTTTCTCGGAATTAGATGATGAATCACAGAAAGGGCTCCCACACTTCACAGACGGCATCGTCTCTCAGATAACAGAGTGCAAATACCAGGACTCTGCAGAGAATAATTTACATCTGCATTCCAAGAGCATTGTTGAGACAGATATTTTGATCACGTCTGTGTCTGGCAGCCAGTCAAAGGATTACGTATTAAGGCCCAGCGACAATGATTTAACAATTGCTACAGAGATGGATATTGATCTCTCTGCACTGAACCGCCTCAAGTGTGGAAATGACACTGTGGAATCTGTTACACCAACACAGGTCGACAACAAAGAGTCAAAATTATCTAAACTGTACGGCATTCAATCCCCTTATGCCAAACTTAGCGATGAAACCCTGTCAGAAGTTGAGCCAAGTGACGATGGGAAGACAGGTATTGAAGAACCCGAGAGACATGAAGAGGGACCTGGTTTAGATCACAATGAGCTGGGTCTGAGAAACCTGCACTGCTCAGATGGCAGCGAGGACAAAAAGGTcatgacagaggcagagaaacagctggctgcagcagagctgAGTAATGGCATGAAGGAAAAGTCGCCCCTGAGAGGAGCGGCAAGTTGGACGGACTCGGCTAACAATCCAGGTAAAGACCTCTGTGAAGGCCTGGATGTGAAAACTAAAGAGTTATGGATTGCactggaggaggatgaagaacGTACAGGATCTGCTGTGGTTAGGGGAGAGTTTGACTGCCACCGTTTTTCACAATCAAGGGACTTGCGTTTGTGGCCTGATGAAAATGACCAGTGGGCCTCTCCTGAAAGGAGGTGCCAAGACACTGAACTAAGATCTGAATTATTCTCTGGGTTCGGCAACAAGGCCTGGGAGGTGGGAGAGAGACTCGTTGTGGGACAGGAGTTTTGGGAGACTGAAGAAAACGATGAACTTGCTGAAAGTGAACCTCATCCTGCTGTCTTGGAGGGCTGTGAAGAAACCTGGAATGATGAAACACAAGGACTTGCTGATAATCTTGTCATGAAGGAAAAGTGGGACTCTGAAGATGGTGGTGAACAACAGACTGTACAACAAGAGGAAAATATTGAGAACCTTGGAGAAATTGTCAGCTTTAACCCAGACGTGAAAAGAGAAATCTTAGACATCGAAGTAGAGAATATAGAAATCCCAGAGAAGGAGACTTTGGAGGAAGGAAAGATTTTGTCATGTCcagagagagtcagagacagGGAAGGTCTGCCAGACtccacagagatggaggagaatcAAAATTTTAACAGATGGCCTCAGAATCACCCTTGCAAAATACAAGAAGAGGAACAGACATCGGCTGAGCGTGTTGACAAAGAGACAAGCTCTAATTTGGAGAATGACTTTAGTCAAACTTTAGAGAATAAAAGCTCAAATATATCTATTTGCAACAGCGAAGGTCCTCACATGAACTTTGCAGAACTGGAAAATGTTGAGTCTGGCTTAGATTCAGAGACTGAAATGAGACCGTGGCTTGCTGGGCAATACATAGAAGAGAGAGTGGGTATGATGAGCACAGAGGAGGATTACAGAGACTCGCCCCTTCCATCCAATCCCATCTCTTGTTCCAGTGACCTTGATGTGCATGCAGAGATAGATCAGTCATATCCACAGGTAGACAATTTCAGCTCAGTAGATTTTCCTAGTCCTCCACCAAGCATAGACCTTGATGTGCAAGATGATAAATTGGAGAGTTTAGATGACTCTTTTCCTAGTCCGCCACCATCTGTTATAGAGGCAGAGGAGTTTATTAGTCACATTAATCTGGAAGACTTTACTGCTAGCACTGAGACAGAGCTGTATATTTCCACAACTCACAACACAGATATCTCAGAGCCACCTGCTACAACTCAGAGTATAGGAATCTCAGCCAATCTAAACCTCCCCTCTGTGCATATAACACTGGCCGATGATAGCAACCTTACACCCGACACTGAAAAGCATGATGAACGTAACGACCTGTTCCAGAAAACATCATCTGACAGCCCGTCTTCTCCCCAAGTTCCACTCAACAATCTCCCAGAGTTACTGATTTCTGAGTGGAAGGATTTGGATGAGGAACCCCTGGAGGATTTTGAAAAACTGGAACAACTGTGCTGCATATCTGGGGATGAGGAGGACTCTTTGGGTGATCTTTTCCTGGGGAACCTGGAACTCCTGGAGTCTTTGAAGAAAACGCCTGATCAGAAAGGCAGCAATGTTGGTGATAGTAATACAGGCGAGGGGAGCAGGATGGATGTGAAGGAGGACGAGTTCTCTGATAATTCTGATAAGCTGGCAGAGTCTGTGCCATATATGATCCTGGATCCTCGGGACAAACTATCATCTCAAGAGGAGAGGAATGACGGGCAGAGATCCCCAGGCCAAACATCTGATGTCAAAGACCAGGGATCTCTCTCAAAGATGACAACAAAGAATGGCCTCATGATGCAG GTGTGTGAGGAGAGGCTGCAGTTCTCCCTCAGTGagaatgtgaaaacaaatgtgctttGGGGATCGACTGTTAAAGACACAGTGATGCTCCGGCCGTGGGGGGAACAAATCACAGAGGACAGCACTGAGCTGGTCACAGTGAAAGAGCAAAAAGAGGATGAAAG CCACAAGGAGCAGGAAACTACCCCCAGCATTCAGCCACACACTGAGTCAGATGAAACTAAAGCAGAACCACTCACTGTGATTGAGCAGCCTGAGGTCTCAACCCCTCAGCCTACTGCAAACCAGGCAATGAAAG caaaacTAGCTCGTCTGTCACTCGCCCTCCCTCCTCTTGCTCTGACTCTTCCCCTCACCCCCACCGGTAAAGGAGGATTCGGGGACGGTGCAATTGGAAATCGGATTGGAAGACGGAGAGGACTGTCCTCGGGAAGTGACCCTGACgatgaggaagaggacgagCAGGAGGACGAAAGCTCCCGGAGGGTGATCGTTGTCACAGAAACAGACGTGGACAAGCGCGTCGGGCTGAGGAGTCTGCTGAAATCACCCAAGGAATCcatggacagagagaaggacagaggaagaaatgtCTCCTTTTTTGATGATGTCACAATCTATCTTTTTGATCAG GAAACTCCAACCAATGAGTTGAGTACTTCAGCGCCCACTAGTCCAGCCCCAGTGTCTGTCAAAAGCACCAAGTTGGATTTGCGTG GGCCAAACGTCAAGGGCAAAgaatcaaaaaggaaagaagattTATCAATCAAACCAAGGTCGCCTGTGGGGGCCAATCCAGTGACATCATCACGCTTCACTGTCAGCCCTGCCAACGACCCCCACTTGGTGTGA